The Microbacterium sp. SORGH_AS_0862 region GGGGCGACGATCTCGCTCGGCGCGATCCTCGCCACCGAGCTGTCCGGTGACGAGGCGTTCTCGGGCTGGGCGACGGCGGCGGTGACGCTCGGCGCTGCCGCCTTCGCCATCCCCCTCGCGGCGCTCGCGCGTCGAAGCGGGCGCCGTCCTGCGCTCGCGGCGGGGCTCTCGGTGGCGCTTGTGGGCGTGCTCCTGGTCATCGGCGCGGTGGCTGCCGCATCCTTCCCGCTGTTGCTGGCGGGTGTCGTACTGATCGGTGCCGGGCAGGCGGCGAACCTGCAGTCGCGTTTCGCCGCGGCCGACCTCGCGACCGATTCGTCGCGCGGTCGCGACATCTCGGTCGTGGTCTGGGCGACGACGGTCGGAGCGGTTCTCGGCCCGAACCTCGTCGGACCGGGGCAGGTGCTCGGCGACCTCGTCGGCATGCCGCCGCTGACCGGCCCCTATCTGTTCACGATCGTCGCCCAAGTGCTGGCCGTCATCCTGTACATCGCTGCTCTGCGCCCGGATCCGCTGCTGCTGGCGCAGCGCCTCGTCGCCCGGGATGCGGCGGGTTCGGGCCCTCGGATCGCACGCGCCGATCGGCCCGTGGCCGCGCGGTACGCGATCCTCGCGATCGCCGCCTCGCACGGCACGATGGTCGCGGTCATGGCCATGACGCCCGTGCACCTCGTCCACCACGGGGCGAGCCTGACGATCGTCGGCCTCACCATCAGCCTGCACATCGCCGGGATGTACGCCCTCTCGCCGGTGTTCGGCATCCTCGCTGACCGGATCGGCCGGGTGACGACGGTTCTCGTCGGACAGGGACTGCTCGCCGCGTCGCTGCTGGTATCGGGACTGGGCCAGAGCTCGAACACCGCGGTCACCATCGGCCTCGTGCTGTTGGGGCTCGGCTGGAGCGCCTCGACCGTGGCGGGCGCGGCGTTGCTCGTGGAGACCAGCAGCGAGACGATGCGCACCCGACGGCAGGGCCGCAGCGACCTCGCGATGAACCTCGTGGGAGCTGCGGGCGCGATCCTCGCCGGCATCATCCTCGGCTGGATCGGATTCGGGGGCCTGGCGTTCGTGACGCTCGCGCTCGTCGTGCTCGTGGTGGCGGCGTCTCCGCTCGCGCGCTCGGGACGCGAAGGGGCTTAGCGCAAGGCGCGCAGCGCGCGGTCGACGTCGTCCTGGTCGTTGAAGACGTGGAACGCGAGACGCGCGCGACCCGCGCGGCCGGAGGCCGTGACGCCTGCTGCGCTCAGGCGCGCGAGGTCCGAGCCGTCCGCATCCGGCCAGGTCACGATCGCGCTCGGCGTGGCGGGTGAGGGAAGGCCCATTCCGGTGAGGAAGCGCTTCGCGAGATCCGTCGTGTGCCGGTGGATCGCGGCCATGTCGGCGCTCGCGAAGAGTCCCAGTGAGGGTTCGGCCCCCACGAAGGCCTGCCAGGCGGGGGAGACGTCGAAGCGGCGGGCGTCTGAGGCCAGCGTGGCCGCGTCGCCGTAGCAGGACTGCCAGGGGTCCGCGCCTGCGTACCAGCCGGCGTGCAACGGTGTCAGGGTGGCGGCGAACTCCTCGCTGAGGGCGAGGAAGGCGACTCCTCGCGGGGCGCACAGCCACTTGTACGCATGGACGACGAACGCGTCGAAGGCCGAAGCGTCGACCGGGAGCCAGCCGACGGCCTGCGTACCGTCGCACAGCGTGCGGGCTCCGACCGCGCGGGCGGCGGCGGCGATCGCGGCGTGATCGGCGACCTCGCCGGATGCGGACTGCACGAGCGAGAAAGCCACGAGAGCCGTGTCGGGACGGACCGCGTCGGCGAGCTCTGTCAGCGGTGCGCAGCGCACACGGAGGCCGCCGCGGTGCACGAACGGGAGGACGAGGGAGGAGAAGTCGCCGTCCGGCACGAGCACCTCGCTGCCTTCCGGCAGAGATGCCGCGATGAGGCTCACCAGAACCGAGGTCTGCGACCCGATCGCGACGCGCTCGGGTGCGACCTGCAGAAGACCCGCGGCGTGCGCGCGCGTCTGCTCGACGACGACGGAGTAGGCCGCCGCATCCGCGCCGTGAGTGACCGAACGCATGAGGTCGGCGATCAGGGCGTCGCGACTCGCGCGCGGCGGCAGTCCGCCCGTGCACGCGGCGAGGTAGTCCCGGCCGCCGTCGAAGGCCGCGCGGACGGCGGTGAGATCCAGCGGTGCGGTCATGTTCTCCAGCATCGGGATGCGCGAGCTCGAGGTCTACGACAGAAGGGGCATCGCGTCCATAAGCGGAGGTTATATATTCGGCGCATGGCCGATCAGGATGAGGGCGAGCTCGCCGTTCAGGCGTTCCGCGTGATGCGCGCGATCGCCGAGACCGGATCCATCACCGCGGCCGCCGCGTCGCTCGGCTACAGCCAGCCCGCCGTCAGCCAGCAGGTGCGCCGCATCGAGAGTCGTGTCGGCATGCCGGTGGTCGAGCGCGTCGGGCGGCGGGTGCGTCTCACCGAGGCAGGCGCCGTGCTCGCGCGGCACGCGGATGCGGTCGCACGCTCCATCGACGCTGCCGCGGACGAGCTGGCGCAGCTGCGCGGGCTCGCCTCGGGCCGCGTACGTCTGACCGGGTTCCCGTCGGCGTCGCCCACGCTCGTGCCGCGGGTGCTCGCTGCGCTCTCCGACAAAGCTCCCGGGCTCGCGGTGACCTACGTCGAGGCGGAGCCGCCGGAGGCGATGGCCGCGGTGCGCGAAGACCGCGCCGACATCGCGCTGACCTTCAGCTACCCGGGCGATGAGAACGATCCGCACGGCGAGAGCGCGCGCGGCCTCGTCGTGCGCACGCTCGGCGCGGACCGCATGTTCGTCGTCGTACCCGACGGACATGAGCTGGTCGGCGCCTCCGTCGTCCAGCTCGGCGAGCTCGCCGACGCATCCTGGATCGCGGGCTGTCCGCGGTGCCGCGGTCACCTGCTCGAGCTCTGCGCCCGCGCGG contains the following coding sequences:
- a CDS encoding aminotransferase class V-fold PLP-dependent enzyme, translated to MTAPLDLTAVRAAFDGGRDYLAACTGGLPPRASRDALIADLMRSVTHGADAAAYSVVVEQTRAHAAGLLQVAPERVAIGSQTSVLVSLIAASLPEGSEVLVPDGDFSSLVLPFVHRGGLRVRCAPLTELADAVRPDTALVAFSLVQSASGEVADHAAIAAAARAVGARTLCDGTQAVGWLPVDASAFDAFVVHAYKWLCAPRGVAFLALSEEFAATLTPLHAGWYAGADPWQSCYGDAATLASDARRFDVSPAWQAFVGAEPSLGLFASADMAAIHRHTTDLAKRFLTGMGLPSPATPSAIVTWPDADGSDLARLSAAGVTASGRAGRARLAFHVFNDQDDVDRALRALR
- a CDS encoding MFS transporter, giving the protein MPEATGLLPDAAELARIRRRTLWLLSSGQILGGIAFGATISLGAILATELSGDEAFSGWATAAVTLGAAAFAIPLAALARRSGRRPALAAGLSVALVGVLLVIGAVAAASFPLLLAGVVLIGAGQAANLQSRFAAADLATDSSRGRDISVVVWATTVGAVLGPNLVGPGQVLGDLVGMPPLTGPYLFTIVAQVLAVILYIAALRPDPLLLAQRLVARDAAGSGPRIARADRPVAARYAILAIAASHGTMVAVMAMTPVHLVHHGASLTIVGLTISLHIAGMYALSPVFGILADRIGRVTTVLVGQGLLAASLLVSGLGQSSNTAVTIGLVLLGLGWSASTVAGAALLVETSSETMRTRRQGRSDLAMNLVGAAGAILAGIILGWIGFGGLAFVTLALVVLVVAASPLARSGREGA
- a CDS encoding LysR family transcriptional regulator, translating into MADQDEGELAVQAFRVMRAIAETGSITAAAASLGYSQPAVSQQVRRIESRVGMPVVERVGRRVRLTEAGAVLARHADAVARSIDAAADELAQLRGLASGRVRLTGFPSASPTLVPRVLAALSDKAPGLAVTYVEAEPPEAMAAVREDRADIALTFSYPGDENDPHGESARGLVVRTLGADRMFVVVPDGHELVGASVVQLGELADASWIAGCPRCRGHLLELCARAGFTPRIAFETDNIVAVENLVARGTGVATLPGLALDSFPLLPGVQAVPLPPGEQRTLHVVTAADAHRVPALRLALAAVGEAAQAAGVGRGATGRRG